A stretch of the Candidatus Hydrogenedentota bacterium genome encodes the following:
- a CDS encoding glycosyltransferase family 4 protein — translation MRLAFIDLVFSWPPLGGAPLDLYYTMTGLQELGHEVHLFYAEEKDNWFLEAVQEERLPFPATALAYDRNDADPRHLSMEFCTVVDEWKPDVVFQCFGFFMKPFVMQALAHYPQIIRYYAYEPFCPRDYRLYWKKKTCPKNYLRTPNACRRCTARGMHRVFKSSLVGGYALEYKKTRAWTPEYYKVLVDSIRSSKAVIVYNHFTKGLLGNLNKNVHVIGGGVHLEHFNYVPLEEKPASEPTVIFMSGRADDGTKGLDTLMAAGKILWRERQDFQIQVTIEGTTWNYLWFKELGWCDVEKARGLYTQSDICVVPSRWEEPFGLVATEAMACGRPCVVSDVGGLKEIVVPEETGFIFRRGKPKELARCLCKLLDDPALRRQMGDAGRKRVEDIYEWKKVIQTHYPPILEAAVR, via the coding sequence ATGCGTTTAGCATTTATTGACTTGGTTTTTTCATGGCCCCCTTTAGGCGGTGCGCCCCTTGATCTGTATTATACGATGACCGGATTGCAGGAGCTTGGTCATGAGGTACATTTGTTTTATGCGGAAGAAAAAGACAATTGGTTTTTAGAAGCCGTTCAAGAGGAGCGTCTTCCCTTCCCGGCGACAGCCTTAGCCTATGACCGAAATGATGCAGATCCCCGGCATTTGTCAATGGAGTTTTGTACGGTCGTTGATGAATGGAAGCCTGATGTTGTCTTTCAGTGTTTTGGTTTTTTTATGAAACCTTTCGTTATGCAGGCCTTGGCTCATTATCCGCAAATCATCCGTTATTATGCCTACGAACCTTTTTGTCCCAGAGATTATCGGCTCTATTGGAAAAAAAAGACCTGCCCCAAAAACTATTTGCGCACGCCCAACGCCTGCAGGCGCTGTACTGCACGCGGGATGCACCGTGTTTTTAAAAGCAGCTTAGTAGGCGGGTATGCGCTTGAATATAAGAAGACCCGTGCATGGACGCCGGAATATTATAAAGTGCTCGTCGACTCTATTCGCTCCAGCAAAGCCGTCATTGTCTACAATCATTTTACAAAGGGACTTTTAGGAAATCTCAATAAAAACGTCCATGTCATTGGCGGCGGTGTACATCTTGAACACTTCAATTATGTTCCTTTAGAAGAGAAGCCTGCTTCAGAGCCAACCGTTATTTTCATGTCCGGTCGCGCCGACGATGGAACCAAAGGATTGGATACCTTAATGGCGGCGGGAAAAATACTCTGGCGTGAGCGACAGGATTTCCAAATTCAAGTTACCATAGAGGGTACCACATGGAATTATCTTTGGTTTAAAGAGCTGGGCTGGTGCGATGTAGAAAAAGCACGAGGCTTATACACCCAATCGGATATTTGTGTGGTGCCGTCACGTTGGGAGGAACCTTTTGGACTGGTGGCTACGGAGGCTATGGCATGTGGAAGACCTTGTGTAGTCTCTGATGTTGGCGGTTTAAAAGAAATCGTTGTACCCGAAGAAACAGGCTTTATCTTTAGGAGGGGTAAGCCCAAAGAACTCGCTCGCTGCTTGTGCAAGTTGCTTGATGATCCTGCGCTTCGGCGTCAGATGGGAGATGCCGGCAGGAAGCGGGTCGAAGATATCTATGAATGGAAAAAAGTTATCCAAACCCATTATCCCCCTATTTTGGAGGCTGCAGTACGATGA